The sequence TATGGTAAGGCACTACCGCAACCATCCCAGCGTGGTCATGTGGAGCATCGGCAATGAAGTGCCTACGCAATGTAGTGCCGATGGTTACCAAGTGGCGAAATTCCTGCAGGACATTTGTCATCGTGAAGATCCTACCCGTTTGGTTACGGCAGGAATGGATCAAATTTCCTGTGTACTGGACAATGGCTTCGCAGCAATGATCGATGTGACGGGCTTCAACTACCGTACCCACCGTTATGAAGAGGGATATCAGAAACTTCCGCACAGTTTGGTGTTGGGGTCTGAAACAGGATCTACCGTGAGTTCTCGTGGTGTTTATCATTTTCCTGTAGAAAAAGGGGCGCAGGTCATACATGAAAACCAGCAGTCCAGTGCCTATGGCCTGGAGTATTGTAGTTGGTCAAACCTGCCAGAGGATGATTTTGCACTTGCTGACGACTTTGACTGGACATTGGGACAGTTTGTGTGGACGGGTTTTGATTATTTGGGAGAACCCACCCCTTATGATACCGATGCTTGGCCCAATCACAGCTCGATGTTCGGGATTGTGGACTTGGCGGGAATTCCGAAGGACAGGTACTATTTGTATAAAAGTGTATGGAAGCCAGAAGAAGAGACATTGCATATCTTACCTCATTGGAACTGGGAGGGGAGAGAAGGCCAGAAAACACCCCTGTTTGTATACACCAATTATCCGTCAGCAGAGCTTTTTATCAATGGTGAGAGCCAAGGCAAGCAGACCAAGCACAAAGAAGGTACCCTTCAGGAGCGATACAGGTTGATGTGGATGGATGCGATCTATGAACCCGGGGAAGTGAAGGTGGTGGCCTATGATAGTCTTGGGAAGAAAGCTGCTGAAAAGATCCTCCATACCGCCGGAAAGCCTCACCACATCGAATTGGTACCGGAGAATAAACGAATTGCTGTAGAAGGAGATGAGTTGGCTTTTATTCGGGTGCAGGTGGTGGATAAGGAAGGCAGGGTATGTCCGACGGATCAGCGATCGCTTTCCTTTGATGTCGCAGGAGCAGGGGCCTTTAGGGCCGTGGCAAATGGGGACCCGGGGAGCTTGGAGCTTTTCCACGAACCCCAAATGAAGGTGTTTAATGGACAGCTGACGCTTATCGTTTCGGCAAAGGAAGCAGGCAATATCCACATAAAAGCCACTGCAAAGGGACTTAAAAACGGGGAAACCATTATGGAGGCTTACTAATGGCCTAGCCTATAATCCCTTCTCAATTTTCTCCTGATCCGTTGGTGAACCAATAAGGGGTAAATATTGCCAAATATGTTGGTGGCTAATAGAACGTAAAAGGTGCCTATGTTACCGAAGAAATAATTGATTGCAGCAATGCCAGTCAATACTGCTGCGGCAATAAGGTATTCGAGTTCACGGGTAAAATGTTTGGTCTTTATCTCATCCAGCCGGAGATGGTCCTCGTTTTTGCCGTACATTAATTTAAACTCCCAATATTCCAAGGGGAATAAGGAAATGATCTTTTCAAACCATTTTAGGGCAATGAATACCTCCCATTTCCGGTTTTGGATCAAAAAGAGGTGGCCATATTTGGGATAGAGGAGATGCCCCTTGATCCAATGGCAACACACGACACCAACAAACCAAGAAAACACCAACGAGAGAAGGGTAGTTATAATGGGAGATATTATGATCATTAATTTCGGAATATTGTCTTCCTATTTATATAAACAGGTAATTCACGTAATTATTTCAAATTTTAGCATTTGTTTGCTTAAATCATCATTACCATGGTGTTTTTTACCAGTTTCTTACAAAGAAGGGGATTATGCTGGCTGACTGGCCAAGTGGTGGAGTAACTTAATTTTAACAGCCAATGCTGCCTGATTTCGGTTTTATTTATGTGGTGGATCGATCGCATTATATACGATGAAGCCACTGTGACCAAAGACCAGCATGGCCTTCATAAATAATTAATGACCAGTCACTGTTTAAAAATTCTATTTTTTAGTTAAATTATACCAATTAAGGCATTGTTCCATTTAAGTATAAAATCATCATATTATGAAAACCAAGCATGTGATAATCATTTTTGCACTCTTTTTTTTGGCACGTATAGCGGTGCCGTGTACGCGAGTGGTGTACAAAGGGCCAGAAAACTTGGTGATCACCGCTAGGTCAATGGATTGGAATGATGAAATTCCTGCCAACTTATGGCTATTTCCGCGAGAGATGCAGCGAGAAGGCAAGGTGGGGCCCAGCTCCATCACATGGCAATCCAAGTACGGGAGCATCGTCGCCAGTTCATATGATGTGGCCACCGTTGATGGCATGAATGAAAAGGGTTTGGTGGCGAATATCCTTTGGTTGACAGAATCTGAATATCCGACATTCAGTGGGAGCAAACCGGGCTTGTCCATTGCTGCTTGGGCACAGTATATATTGGATAATTTTGCCACGGTGGATGAGGCGGTAAACAAGATGGCGAAAGAGGATTTTGTGGTGGTTTCCAGTAATATTCCCGGAACGGAGCGATTTGCCACCTGTCATTTGTCCATTTCTGATGCCTCGGGGGATAATGCGGTCTTTGAGTATGTCGGTGGAAAGCTGGTGATTCACCATGATCCCTCCTATGTGGTGATGACCAATTCTCCTGTTTATGAGCAGCAATTGGCGCTGAATGCCTATTGGCAGCGGATCCCGGGAACGATGATGCTACCAGGGACCAATAATGCTGCCGACCGGTTTGTCAGAGCATCTTACTATATCAATGCCATTCCCAAGACTTCCGACAGAAAGATAGCCGTAGCGAGTGTTTTTAGTGTGATTAGGAATTGTTCGGTCCCATATGGCATTTCTTCTGCGGATGAACCAAATATTTCTTCTACGAGATGGCGCACCGTTTCGGACCAAAAGCACCTCACATACTATTTTGAATCCGTATTGACTCCCAATACCTTTTGGGTAGACCTTAACAAGGTAGATTTCGGAATGGCGAATACCCTAAAGCTAAGCTTGGCAAATAATGAAACCTATGAAGGAAATGCTTTTGACCATTTTGAGGCAGCAGAACCCTTTGAGTTTGCAGGATTATAATGGGGAAGGTCTAACCTGAAATTCAAAAGGTAAGGCCGTGACTTAAGAGCCATTTTCTATGAATATTCGCACGACACCTCGAGAGAAACAGTCATGAATGAGGATCAAGCTGTTTTCCTCTGGGACTAGGATTTTCCTTCATGGGGAATATTAACTCCCAGCGCGCGAAACTTCAATGAATACAAGGAATCTGGATTGTAGCACACCCGATGCTTGGCCCGGAAGGGCAACACATCCATGGCCGTAGGTTTCAGCCATGGTGAATTACCCCATTTAACATTGCCGGTTTTAGCCACAGGATGCTCGTGGAACCCCAATCTCCTAAGGGAGTGCCCGCGGCACGGAGGGATAGCATTACCGTACTAAATGAGCGGAAAACATTTGCTATAGGTTTCAGAAGGGAGTTTCTTGATGAGAATGCTTTTTAGCTCTCGTACTGAGCGAATTTTTACTTTTCGTTTTCCCTCCAAAAAATATACTTCTTCCGATAGGTCAATGGCTGTCATGAATCGGTTTATTTCCAACTTTAAGAGGGATGGAAACAAAATTTTAAACAGCTCAAAATCGATGAGATGCTTTGTCATAGTTGATGAATTACTGGTAGAGTGTAGTTTGTGAATAATTTAAGTAATAATTGCAAAATTTCAAAAAGTATATGGAGTATTTATTTGTAAATAAAATCCTATTAAATGTATCTGTATGAAATATTATGGTTTCATCATTGAAAATGAATGAATTATAAATCGTTAAAGACGATCTTAAAGGGCTACATCAGGCTTGTTGTCGTTGGTCTTGGCACCACGCATCGATCAAAAGTTGCTTTTTGGGGAGGTGCTTGGAAAAATCTATAAATACAGGAGCTTTCAAAGGAGTGCGTAAAATGATCCAATCTTTACCTTCTGCTTCTATGATACTTCCGGAAAGGTTCTCAGTGGTGTTGCCAAATCCATGGCAATAATGATCATGGATTGTTTTGCCTAAATTACTCATGGGCAGTGGGGTTAGTGTTGTCATTTAATCGTCCTATCTAACGTAATTTTAATAAAAAGATACGTAAATGTTCCCTATTTCACACGCAAAAATTACTTTGTCAACATAGAATTATAAGCTTTAATTATTGCAACAATGTTGCGTTTAAAATAATCTACCATTAAGTTTGTAGCTGTAAGCACTTAAAGAAATAGCCATGCATCAACAAAAAATTAATGTCATTATCCTAACCGGATTCCTTGGAGCGGGCAAGACATCAGTTCTAAATAACCTGCTTTCTGAATATGCTCATCAAAAGAATTTGGTCATCGAGAATGAATTTGGTTCGCAGTCTGTTGATGGGGATTTGGTGAACTTAAAACAAGAGCGCGTATTTGAGCTCAATAATGGTTGCATTTGCTGTTCACTGGGAGAGGAATTGTACGCGGTACTCAGAGAAATTACCCAAATGCCCTCACCGCCAGACAATGTATTTATTGAGGCATCAGGCATGGCCGATCCTGGAGCCTTGGCCAGTGTATTTATCTTCGAAACGGTCCGTGAGTTTTTTGAGGTGAAAACAGTCATAGGGGTGGTAGATGCCGTTTTATTCGAGGATTGCCTTGATGAGGTGCCTGAAGCGGGAAGGCAACTGGCCGTTGCGGACTTGATATTGCTCAATAAAGCCGCTATGGTGACGGAAGATTATGTGCATGCCCTGGAAGAAAAAATCAAGAACATCAATCCACTTGCACAGGTACTTCCCACAAATTTTGGAGAAGTAACACTGGCGATGATCGACAAAGCCTCTTCGCAGGAAACGCAACTTTTTACTTTTCAGGCTCCAGAGTCCCATGAGCACAGTGATATGAAGTCCATTTTACTGGATTTTGAAAATATCGTGTTTGACCTTGGCCGCTTGCGAAGTGTCTTGACGGTTTCTCTTTTCCTACATTATCACCAAATTTACAGGATCAAGGGGTTTGTCCGGCTTTCATCCCGTAAACAGCTTCACCTTGTCCAAAGCGTGGGGCAACAGTTGAGCATTTCACCCGTTCTGGAAGAAGTAGGGCAAAAGCCGTTTTTGGTGGTGATCGGAAAAGGACTGACCCGAAAAGGGATCGAAAAGTTGTTTGCCAAAGGATATGAACATGAAGGGATCACCCTTTAGGCCTAAAAGAGGAAACATCAGATTAAATTAATTGTAAAAGTAGAGATGAGGAACGGTATAAAGTACGCCATACTATTGTTCGCCATAATGGTAGGGTTTATTTGTCATCCTGTGTCCGGACAGGACCTTACTTCAATTCAGCAGGGGACACGGAAGGATACCTTGGTGCGTATTGACAATAATGATGCTGTGGCACTCAGCATCATCAAAGGGAAATTCGATGGTCCTGTTTTTACCATCGTGGCAGGGATCCACGGTTTTGAATATCCTCCTATCATGGCTGTACAAGAACTTTTGAAAAAAGTAGATCCTGATAAGCTTCACGGGACCTTACTTGTACTCCCCATGGCGAATGAAGCGGCTTTTTATGAAAGGTCTGTTTTCGTAAATCCCACTGATGACAAAAATCTAAACAGGGCCTTTCCGGGCAATGCCACTGGAAGTATTACTGAAAGAATTGCCCATTGGATTAGCCAGAAAGTGATTCCCATTTCAGATGTATTTCTGGATATTCATGGAGGGGATGCCAGTGAAGACCTGTTGCCATTTGTGTGTTACTACCATCGTGCGGACAAGCCAGATCAGGTAGCACAGGCCCATAGGCTTACCGAGGCAGCCAACTTTGAATACAATGTGATCTATCCTTACCATTTATCACCTGATGACATGTCTGAGTATGCCTTCAAAGAGGCGGTGCAGCAAGGCAAAACAGCCCTGAGTATAGAAGCGGGAAAATTAGGAAATGTGCAGCCTGAAATGGTGGCCATGATTACCTCGGGGGTATTGAATATGCTGAATAAGATGGATATGTATCCATATGAAAATGATAAGCGCGTAAATCAAAAATGGCTCAGAGAACAGGTTTACATCAAATGTCCCGCTACCGGTATTTTTTATAGCGACTTTAGGAGTGGAGATAAAATCAAAAAAGGCCAGGTTTTGGGTTATATCACCAATGTCTTCGGGAAAAAGTTAGATGAAGTGAGGGCTCCATCTTCTGGGATTGTACTTTACAAAATCGGCACCCCTCCCGCAAACAAGGGAGAGACACTCTTTTGCATTGGGAAATGAGGTGAATAGGGCGTAAAAGATCCGTAAAGCACCGTCCTGCAAATATAAAGGGATCAAGCTTTTTTGATCATGTTGATTGAAAACCAGCCTAAGATCATGATGATGACAGCCATAACCGCCCAAAGCCACCCTTTATGTTGGAAAAGAGGGATCGTCGAAGAACTTGGAGAAGAATTAATAGGGGATACAGACTTCAGGGCAAGCGTTTTAGCAGTGGTGGGAATTCGATCCATAAATTGGCTAATGTCGTAATTTGGAGGGCTAGCATTGGCATTTCCATAGACCAAAAAATAATCAGCAGGTGTAGTAAAACGTGCAACCAAGGAATAGTCAAACCCGCTCACGTCTACACTGCTCACCGTCAGCGGAGGGTTGTCTTGGTGCTGAACGGTGATTTGTAGTTGTTGAAGGACGGTGACAGGGAGATCAAATTCATTCCCAGAGAGGGAATTCAACACCCCTGTGGCCAAAGTCCGGTATTGATGATGCCATCCTTTTTCTGTTTTGACACTGTCAGCAAGGTAACGGATCGTCACTGGACGGTAATAGTCAAAATCTTCGTTGACGTTTATGCTAATTTGGCTTACTGGGACTGGCTGGGCCAAATTAACTTCTAATAGCGTAGATTTCGCTTCGGTATCCTGCTGGGAGACTGTGCTGCGGACTTTTCGGTTATGGAAGGTTCCTTTTTGGATGGTCAGTTGCTCCACCGCCATATTTTGGAGTTGAGGATTGTGACGGCTGGGAATGGTCAGGCGATAATACGGGTAATTGGCTGCTGGGAATTTTAAGGTGGTAAACTGGAAGGCAGTGGAAGTGTTTTTTAGGGACAGAATACGATAATCTTCCAGCAGGGTAAACCACTCTTTTTGATCATGGCTTCCTTCCAAGGTGATTTTCCAATCAAAGTTTTCAACGTCAAAATCAAGGGAAATGTGGTCGGTTATGATTTCATCGGTGACTTCGAAAGTATAGAAATAGCGATCTCCATTTCGGGAGGCATTCAATAAATTGAAATTCAACCCCGTTTTTTCAGTTTTAGGCGCTGAGGATGTAAGCAAGTAGGGGGCTTCTATGGTATCCTGCTGGGCGGTGATGCCATAGATCCTAATATCCCCAAATTGTTGGTTGACATGCCTGAACATGGTGAGTGGTAGATCAATTTGGTGCCAAGTATCCGTAATCTCTCCCAGTTCTTGCCTATAGGCATAATCCTTCATTTGGCCGTAGGCATTAAGGCTTATCATCAGGAAGAACGGAAAAAGGAGTTTAATGATTGGTCTCATCAGCGATAAGGTGCTTGAATTTGTTGTACAAGAATGAAATGATCAGCAATAAAATCCCCAGAGAAACAAAGACAATGGTTTTGGCAATGGTATCCAAGTGGATGATGTCATAGAAGAATAATTTGAGCAACGTGAGGCCGAACAATACAATGGCCGAAATCCGCAGGTATTTTTTGTTTTTCCATATGCCAATTCCTATCAAAACCAAGGCATATACTCCCCAGAAAATACTAAGGCCAAGCTTGTATTGCCGGGACCAGCCGGCCATATCCATCCAATGGATCAGTTCACTGCTGAGCGTCCAAATAAGCGTCAGGTGTAGCCCGAAATCAAAAGCCATGTCAAATGATTTTTTCATAAAAGGCATTTTTTGGTAAGCAAAGGCTGCTCCTAAGGCCAATGCCACAAAGATGAAGGAGAAGTACCGCACCAGGATGTTTCTTACGCCATATTCGATATATTCCGGATGGGGAGGAGCCAAATAGGATACCCTCAGTTCGCTTAACGCATACAAACCACCGGATAAAAACATCAGCAAAGCAAGGCCGATCAATGTCAAATTGGTCCATGCGAGGGATCGGTTACGGTATTTTTTGCCATTTAGGAATGCCAGTCCTGTCAAAAAGAACAGCGTATAATTGATGCCCCAAATGATTTTAAATTTTATCAAATCCTCGTTTCTGAACATTTCGATGGTGTCCATAGCACTTTTCATTTCGACCTCGGAGATGACGTACAGCTGCTGCCAGTAAGCGTTGATTTCTGCCAGGAACGCATAGTAAGTAGTAAACAGCAGCACAGCCGGTATACCAAATGCAAGGAGTTTGGCCGTTCCATAGGATGGTTTCCAAGCGGGAGAACTGCTTGTATTGGCCTGTACCTGATATATCCATCCAAAACCGACCAAAAACAACATGGATGAAAGAAAGTGAATGTTTAATAATGGGGAAAAATGATTGGCCTCCTCTTCCAGGAAATAAGCGCCATAGACGATGGACCAATCATGGATTAGACTGAAGAAGGCGATGACCATAAGAGGGTAGGACAGTTTTTCATAGAAGGCCACGCGTTTGGTCCTTCCTATCCAGAACAGCAATGCTGCTTCTGAAGTCCAAAGCAAAGTCACCCAATTTCCGTCCCATTGTACCGGGAATGCGAGTGTGATAAAGGTTATCACCAAGCCAATGGCCAGGAAAAAAAGATTTCGATCAGCTTGTTTGCGGCGATAAATTGGAACACTGACGATAAAATGGATCACGGCATTGGCTAGCGTGAATAGACCCAAGAAATGCGCTGTTTCAGTATGGTTGGATAGTATTGCATAGCCCAATCCATAATAAATAAAAGCATTGCTCAACAGCATGATGATATCCGAGGAACTGAATTGTTCCCTCTGGAGGAATTTATAAGCCAAGAAGGCCAAGTAAAAGATGACAAAAAACAAGGAGGGGAACGTCAATGCCAACCCAAAATGTTCGGCTTGGGCATAATCGATCAGGAACCAAACCAAATAGATAAGCCACGTCAGGCCAAAAGCGGAATAGTAAAGTGCTTTCCAGTACTTTTTGATGGCGATGGAGAGGATTCCTAAATTAATGATGGCCATATATGCAAAGAGAATTTTTACATTTCCGGATCCATCACTGAGCAGGAAAGGCACCGCATAAGCCCCCACTAGTCCAATGTGTGCAATGACCTGTTTATTATAATGCAATGCTGCCAATACGGTGAAGGCGGTGAATATGACCATTAATGCGAAGGTCAAGGACAGCCCGATAAGCCCGTAAAAGCTAAAAGCAGCGAAGGTGATGAAATATAGGATGGCCATTGCACCGCTGAGCAACACCGCGCTGAAATTTTCATATTTTTCTTTGAGTTTGATGGCTACACCCAGCAGGCCGATGCCCACGACATAGCCCATGATAATCCGGGTTAAGGGACCGATTAGCTGATTGTCAATGGTGTATTTGGCACCTATGGCCACCCCAATTACGACGATGATAATGCCAATCTTATTGGCCAAATTTTCCCCTATAAACTTTTCAAAGTCTGTTTTGGACTTTTTGGGTTTGGGAGGAAGGTCCCAGTCCATATCAGCGGTAGCCTTTTTAGCCTGTCGGAAAGGACGCAAAGGTGTTTTGGGGGACTGAGCAGAAGGAGTGGGAGTTGTACGTTGATTTTCTGCCGGGATAGGGTTCGATCCTTTGAGATGATGGATTTCATTTTGCAGCGCTTTTACTTCTTTGGAAAAGGCTTCTTGTTTTTCCATCAGCGCCTCAAGTTTTTTCAGAAGTGCGTCCAGCTTTTCGTGATTTTCGGCCATATATGAATGGTAAAATAGAGTCTATTAAAAAAAATGGCAAGTCGCCAGCTACGATAGCAATATAGGGCTTTCTCAAGTAATTTTATGCATTGCTTCTGAGGCTACCTCTTAAAATTTGAAAACATCCTTCAATTGTAGTTGATGGCCAAACGGAAGATTTACGTGGACGTAAGGGCTTTAGGTGATGGTGAAAGTTTGTTCTTAGGCTTTTTTTACAAAAATGGATTTCAACGCCATCGCGCCAAAGCCAGGAATTTTACAATCGATATTATGGTCCCCTTCGACCAAACGAATGTTTTTCACTTTTGTGCCGGCTTTTATAGGTTGTGCAGCACCTTTCACGGGAAGGTTTTTGATCACCACCACATCATCACCATCCTGAAGGGCATTTCCATTGGCATCTTTGACATCAAAGCCTTCTTCGCCTTCATCGGTAGCCTGTGTTTCCGGGTTCCATTCGTGTCCGCATTCTGGGCACATCATGGAAATTCCAGTAGGATAAGCATAGGGCGAATGGCATGCTGGGCATGGGATATGGTCTGTCATGTTAAAGTCCGATTGGATAGGGAATTAATGTACTTCAGGTTCTGCGGTGGTATGTTCATGGTGCTCCTGATGGTCACAAAGTTCTTCTGAATGCACTTCACCAAAGCCTGAACATGTATGGCATGCACTGACTTCTTTGAGGCTTCCGTCGCATCTGGGACAGGTGAGCCTGCCTTCCCCTTTGCATCGCGTACATTGATAGTATTCGGTAATGTTAAATACGTTCTTTTTGGTGACAATACCTGTCGCTTTGCAGCGACTACAGCCCACAATGCCTCTTCCTTTGCAAAGACTGCAATCCTGTTCGATGACTTTCTTGCCATGACAGGTGGGGCATGCCTGGTAGCGGTAACCTTTGGTGTCACATAATTTACAGCTGGCAATGGCTTCCAATGGGGCTTTCAACTTGTTTTCCAGCGCTTTGGCTGCTTCATAGTTTTCGGCCTTGAATCCATTGATCTCCAGGTATTTGCTAAGGAATTTTGAGCTGTTGTCGTATTGCTTTAATTCATACAAGGTCTCTGCAAAATAGTACGGCATTTCCGGGGGGATGGAGGCACTGCTTTCAATGATCTGACGGAAATAATAATTCGCCTTTTCATACTCGCTGTTGGCAATGGAAGTTTTGGCCATCTCCATCAAACGGTCTGTCCTTCCCAAGCTTGGACGGCCTTGGGCCAAAGCAACACTTTGGAGCCCCGTGCCTAGCCAAAGGAAGACCATTACAAGAAGGGATTTTAACAGTGTTAGGCAGGATAGGGCCTGAATAGTTCTCTGTCGCGGCATAGTAATCAACTCTCTTTCTAATCGAGCCTAAAGAACCAAAATTTGTGGGAAATGTCCGCAGTTTTTTCCTTTTTTTTAATGTTTATTAACATTATCGGTACATTTTTATGATTAGCATACGATGGATGGGGATGGGCTATACAATGCCATTTGGTGGGGGTATCACCTTGAAAGATGTTCCCTTACTTGATCTCATTGAACGGATACCATGATGGGTGAAAAGAAAATATTTTTAGGGTTTATTACTGCGTTACTGTTAAGGTTTTTATAATTTATGGTTAATCCAGGTGAATTTTGTTAAATGATTTGTAAATTTTTATTATCTTAAAAAGGATTTGTTAAAAATAGGTTTGGTTATTGACAGGCAATGACTACCTCTTTTTAATGTACAAATAACATAACTGTTTTTACCATGATCAATGAAATTTTAAAAAATGTCGGGCCTGAGGTGATTTCAAAAATCACCGGTCAATTTGGGCTTTCCGAGGAACAGGCTTCCAAAGCGGTAGATACCACCCAGGAATCGCTTACAGCTACAGCGACCAAAGAGGCTGCAGGGGGCAATATCGATGGCCTGCTGAATATGATCAATCAAGGAAGTGGCGCTGCTGGGGGAAGCATGTTTCAGAAATTTGCCGGCAATCTGGCCAGTGACTACATCTCCAAGCTGGGGATTTCCGAGGGAATCGCCCAGCAAATATCCAATTTTGTCTTACCGCTAGTACTGGACAAGATCATGGGACAAACCGGTGGGAATGCCGGTAAAGGAGATCTGATGAAGCTGATTGGGGGCAGTGCAGGAGATATCCTAAAGGGAAAAGCAGGGGACATGCTAGGCGGATTGGGAAATATGTTCAAGTAAGCCCTTTTACCTTATCCACGTTGTTTTCTGGAATGGCTGCATTTTGCAGTTATTGAACAAACCATTGGCCGTGTCATCACACGGTCCTTTACTACATTATATTATTTTCAATTTCATAATTCATTAATAACCATGTCAAAAACCATCACTAGTATTGAGGGGATCGGTCCCGTAAACCAAGAGAAATTTGCCAAAGCCGATGTAAAAACAGTAGAAGCACTTTTGGAAAAAGGAGCTTCAAAAAAAGGCAGAAAAGCTTTAGCCGATGCCACAGGAATAGATGAAGGCAAAATATTGGACTTTGTCAACATGGCCGACCTGTTTAGAATCACTGGCGTGGCCAGTCAATTTGCCGAGCTGCTGAAAGCTACTGGCGTGGACACGGTGAAGGAACTTCGTACCCGTAATCCTGAAAATCTTCATAAGGCGCTCACAGAGACGAATGAAGCCAAAAAACTTACCCGGGTGGTGCCAGCCTTGAGCCAAATCGAAGATTTTATCAACCAGGCCAAAGCATTGGAGCCAGTGGTGACCCATTGATCGATGCTATTAAATCAAAAAGACAAGAGGCTGTCTTCAAGGTGTCCATAAAATCCCTGAATCACCTGCGGGGACAGCCTCTTAAAATGATACATGTAAAAAGATGGAGGGGGATAATGCAGCAGCACCCATTGTTGGATTGTTTTACAGGCTATTCACCTGCAAAAGGGAAATGCGGGTGAATAAAGAGGGATGAAAATTTCATAAATCGTTTATGACTACAAAAGAAAACTTTCAGCAGCATATTTCCACTGGATACCAAACCAAAAAGGATTTTTTTACCTTAGGAACAGGCATACTGGAAAAAGCCCCGGTAAAGGACGCCACTGTTAAGATTCCATTAAAAACCCTCAACCGCCATGGTTTGATCGCAGGGGCCACAGGAACTGGCAAGACCAAGACCTTGCAAGTGATGGCAGAGCAGCTTTCCCTGAAAGGCATTCCAAGTGTGCTCATGGACCTTAAGGGAGACCTTTCTGGCCTC comes from Echinicola vietnamensis DSM 17526 and encodes:
- a CDS encoding DUF937 domain-containing protein, with the protein product MINEILKNVGPEVISKITGQFGLSEEQASKAVDTTQESLTATATKEAAGGNIDGLLNMINQGSGAAGGSMFQKFAGNLASDYISKLGISEGIAQQISNFVLPLVLDKIMGQTGGNAGKGDLMKLIGGSAGDILKGKAGDMLGGLGNMFK
- a CDS encoding DUF4332 domain-containing protein, giving the protein MSKTITSIEGIGPVNQEKFAKADVKTVEALLEKGASKKGRKALADATGIDEGKILDFVNMADLFRITGVASQFAELLKATGVDTVKELRTRNPENLHKALTETNEAKKLTRVVPALSQIEDFINQAKALEPVVTH